Part of the Verrucomicrobiota bacterium genome is shown below.
GGTACCAATTGATGTTCCACGAACCGGTCAGCGCCAGCGCTCCCTTCTGGGCCGCAAACAGGCTGTTGGCCCCGAGTTGCCGGGCGTCCTTGGCGGGGATGATAAACCCCTTTTTCAGGCTCGTGTCGGCGATCCATTGAAGGGCTTCAGCCAGCCGAGGGTCGTCGTAATGAAAGCCCTTCGCCCAAGGACCATCATGAAACTTAAAGCCGTTCGAAACCGCGAAATGGCTCCATTCCGTCTGGCCGAAACCGTCCGGCATGCCATCGATCAGGAGGCCGTACTGTTTAACCTTCTTGGGGTTGAAATTAGGCGACGAGCCGTTGTTGCCGGCCTCATCAATCGAGAGCTTGGCGATCAACTGCCCGAACGTACCCCCGTCCTTCGGATTCCACGTGAGGTCATTCAACTCTTTCGGATCCACCCCGGCCTTGTCGAGCATCGCCTTGTTATAAACGATGCCGATGGTGTCCCAATCTTTCGGAAACCCGTACTGCTTGCCCCCTTTACCCCACAGTTGGTAAAGGCCGCCCAGGTAGTTGTCCGTAGGCACGTTTTCTTTCTTGATCATCGGGCCGACGTCGACCAGCAAATCATTCTGGACGAATTCCGGGTAGCGAGACAGGTGATCAGTAAACACGTCAGGCGCCGTGCCGGAAACAAAGCCGGTGCTCAACGCGGTCCAGTAGTCGCCCCAGGAGGTCTGGGTAATTTTTATGTTAATATCCGGGTTGGCCTTCTGGAAGGCGGCCGCGGCAGCCTGGTACATCGGCAACTGGGCAGGGTCCCAGAGCCAGTAATTGATGGTAGTGGCAGCATGGGCTGACGCGCTGACTAACAGCAGGGCGGCAAACAGCGGTTTGCTAAGGTGCAACATTGATAGTTTGGGGAGTTTTAGGTTTTTATCTCATCCCGCTGAACTGGAACGACTCGACCACCTTGCGGCCGAAGACAACCAGGAGCACGGCAACGGGAATCATCGCGAGGACCGTACAGGCCATCAAGCCCGTCCAGTCCGGCACGCCGGACTGCTGCTGCGTGCGAAAAGCGTTAATCGCAACGGCAATGACGCGCACCGAGGGGTCACGCCCGATCAGGAACGGCCAGAAGAAGTCGTTCCAGGTCGCCACCGTCGTCAGGATCGCCAGCGTGGCGAGCGAAGTCCGGTGCAGCGGCAAAATGATGCGGAAGAAAATCGAAAAATACGAAGCGCCGTCGATGCGAGCCGCTTCCTCGACGTCACCCGGGGTGCCCAGGAACATTTGGCGCAGGAAAAACACCGCGAACGGCGTCATCAGCGCGTAAGGCGCGGCCATGCCCTGAAAAGTGTTCAACCAGCCCAGATCATGGATCAGGATAAAATTCGGGATAAACAGGACGGCTGCCGGTATCATGGTGGCCGCGACGAAAAGGAAGAACAGCAACTTGCCGCCGGGGAACTTCAACCGTGCAAAGGCGTAAGCCGCCATCGCGCTAAAGAAAATTTGCGGCGCCACCGCCACGATGGTGAAGATGATGCTGTTGACCAGTGCCCGCAGAAAATCGACCTTGGCCAACCCCGTCTGCTGCAGGCGCGGATCGGAGGGATCGATCAGCCCAAGCACCCGCTGGAAACTGAACAGCGTCGGATCCTGCGGCAGGACCGAGCCCGCACTCTGGAAAAGCGCGTTTGAACCGGTCAGCGCGGTCTTGAGCGCGATCCACACCGGCCCCAGCGAAAGCAGGGCAAACGCGACCAGGGCCGCGTAGCCCAACCATCGGCCCACGCTCGGTTTTCGCGTCGATTTTTCCATGTAAACGCCAGACCTCCTTCTTCTGCTTCGCTTCATCCCAGGTCCGATTGCCCGGAGCGCAAGACCCGCATCTGGATGACGGTGATGATGATCAGGACGAAAAAGAGCGCGGTCGACATGGCCGACGCGTAGCCCATGCGCATGCTGCTGAAGGCCAGCTGATAGATGTACCAGACGATCGTGCGGGTGGATATCCCCGGACCACCCTGCGTGGTGACGGCGATGGTATCAAAGATCTGGAATGAACCGATGACGCTGGTCACGAGCACAAACACCAGCGTCGGCCGCAGCAGCGGCAGGGTGATGGACCAAAACATCTTCCATTCGGAAGCGCCCTCGATCCGGGCCGCTTCGTACAGGTGCCGCGGGATCGCCTGCAATCCGGTGTAAAACAGCAGCGCGATAAAGCCGGTGTGACGCCAGATGTTGATGGCCGCAATCGTCGGCAATGCCAGGCTCCCCTCGCTAAAGAAGGCGTGGCGTCCGAGGCCGATGTGTTCCAGAATGATGTTCACGATCCCTAGAACAGGGTCGAGCATCCAGAGCCAGATCATGGCGGCCACCACGTTCGAGATCAGGTATGGAACCAGCAGAATCGAGCGCATCAACACCGACCCGGTCAACCGGTTGATGAGCACCGCCAGCAACAGCCCGAAAACGGTCTGAACCGGGATGTTATAAATCACGTAGAGGAGCGTGACCCACATCGATTCCCAGAACCTCTGGTCGGCGATTAACTTCTGATAGTTTTCCAGCCCCAGGAACTTCGGCGCCCGCATCAGGTTCCAGTTGGTCAGCCCGATGTAAAACGCCCGGATGGTCGGCAGGAAATAAAAGAGGGTAAACCCGATCAGCGCGGGAAAGACAAACAGCCAACCGCAAAATGCCTGGCTGGCGAGCAGGCTGCGTCGCGGCCGGATCGCCGGGGTCGCGAGGGTCGCGGAATCAGACGCAACGGGGATTGAGCTGGACATTTCCGGGGAACTTTGGAGTGTTGGATGGCAGCGCTAAAACCCGGAGCCTCGCCGCGCATCGGCCATAAACTAACCTCCACGGGGGTCTCGCGCCGGTTTAATAACTCGTGCCAGTAACACGATATTGTGCGCCGGTGCCAGGTTGTCAAACGGCATTTCGATAAAAATCGGAAAGAAAACCACGGCCTTGCGGCCCGCTCACCCATCGCCGCTCCGGTTGCTTCCCCGGCGCTTATCATGCAACTGATACCAGATGACCGCTGAGGCGTCAGCGCACAAACAAACGAACGGGACGGAGGGCGTACGGCATGATTACGATTGAGAATCTTTCCAAACGGTTCGGTGACTTTCTCGCGCTCGACCGCGTCGGGTTGAAAATCGAAACGGGTGAGCTGTTCTTTCTCCTGGGTCCAAGCGGCTGCGGCAAGACCACCCTCCTCCGCCACGTCGCCGGGTTCTATCAACCCGACGAAGGCAGGATCCTGTTCGACGGCGAAGACGTCACCCGCGTTCCGCCTCACCGGCGCAACACGGGCATGGTCTTCCAGAACTATGCGCTCTGGCCCCACCTAACCGTGGCAAAGAATGTCGCGTTCGGCCTGGAGGAACGGCACCTCCCTAAACCGGAAATCGAAGGGCGGGTTGCCGAAGCTTTGCGCGTCGTCCGGCTCGAAGACATGGCCCGACGCAAGATTCACGAACTGTCCGGCGGCCAGCAGCAGCGGGTGGCCCTGGCGCGGGCGCTCGTAATCCGGCCGGCCTGCCTCCTGTTGGATGAGCCGTTATCCAATCTGGATGCCAATCTCCGGTTGGAAATGCGAGGCGAGATCCGCCGGATCTGCCGGCAGTTCGGGTTAACCTCACTCTACGTTACGCACGACCAGCAGGAAGCCCTCTCCATTGCCGATCGCATCGCGATCCTTGACGGCGGCAAACTGCTCCAGGTTGGCACGCCCGCGGAAATCTACCGCCGGCCGCGTAGCCGGTTCGTGGCGGAGTTTATCGGCGAAGGCAATTTCCTGGTCGGGCAGATCGTCGGCCGCGACGAATTCCTGACCATCAAGGTTGGTAACCGCTCCCTGCGGGCCGCCGATCCCCCCGGGCACGTCCTGTCCCCCGGGTCACGCGTCGTGCTTTGCCTTCGTCCGGAAGCCATTCGCATCTCAGACAACCAGCCGCCGGGGCCTGCGTGGCGGGCGAAGCTGCTCGAAACCACCTACCTTGGCCAGATTGCCCAGCACCGGTTTCATTGCGGGACTGATACCCTTAAAGTTGCCGAGTTGAATCCGCGGCCGGGCCGCGTGAAACCCGGTAGCGAATATTATTTAGGCGTGGACCCTGAAGAGGTGACGCTCCTCGGGGAATAGAACGATGCGCGGCGTACTTCCCCTTCTGTTGTGTCTCGGCCTGATTCTGGCGGTCCCGCTCCTGCTCCGGCAACCGCAGGAAGCCGGCCATGATTCGGCCCAGGATTCACTCGTGATCATCTCGCCCCATGACGAGACCATCCGGTTCGAATTCACCCGCGCCTTCGCCGATTACTACCGGAAAAAGACCGGGCGCACGGTCCGCCTTGACTGGCGCCTTCCGGGCGGTACCGCCGAGATCGTCCGGTACCTCGACTCGGAATTTGAAGCAGCCTTTCGAGCCTACTGGTCGGGAACGCTCCACCGTCCCTGGACCCGTGAGGTCCTCGAGAGCTTTTCCAACCCGCGAGTGCGCGCCGACGCCCAGCAAGGTTCCCCCGGCGAGGCCGCCAGAAAGGCATTTTTGAGTTCCGACGCCGGCTGCGGGATCGATCTCCTTTTCGGGGGCGGCAGCTTTGATTTTATCAACTTCGCCAATCGCGGGTTTCTCGTCGACAGCGGCGCGCTCGGCCGTTTCCCGGAACTGTTCGGCGGCAACGGCGACCTGGCGATCCCACGGTCCCTCGGCGGCGAACCATACTGGGACGAGCGGGGCCGCTGGGTCGGCACCTGCCTGGCCGGATTCGGCATTTGTTACAATCCCGATGTTCTGGAGCGCCTGGGCGTTCCATCGCCGCCGCAACAATGGGCTGACCTGGCTGACGCACACTTCTTCAAAGCGATTGCGCTGGCCGATCCGACCAAAAGCGGTTCTGCCGCGAAGGCTTTTGAGCTGCTGATCCAGCAACAGATGAATGAACGGTTGTCTGAGTTATCGGGGTCAGCGAAAGATCAATCCCGGGAAAAGCTGGAAGCGCAAGCCGTGGCCGAAGGATGGCAGCGCGCGCTCCAGCTCCTGATCCGGCTCGCGGCCAACGCCCGCTACTTCAGCGATGCGGCGTCGAAGGTGCCTCTGGATGTCGCCTACGGAGAAGCGGCGGCCGGCATGTGCATCGACTTTTACGGCCGCTTTGAAAGCGAGGCCGTGGCCGACGGAAACGGCCGGAGCCGGCTCGGGTACACCAACGTCCTGGGTGGAACCTCCGTCGGGGTCGATTCGATCGCGCTGCTTCGTGGCGCGCCCCATTCGCAGGTCGCCAGGGCGTTCATCGATTTTGTCCTGCAACCCGAAGGTCAAAAGCTTTGGGACTTTCGTCCGGGGACGCCCGGCGGCCCCGTGCGCTATGTGCTGAGGCGGTTGCCGGTCCGGAAGGAATTTTACCGCGAACCGCTGCGCTCGTCCCTCGCGGACCGGGACGCCGACCCCTACCGCGACGCTGAGGCCTTCCAGTACCATGAGGGGTGGACCGCGCCGCTTTTCTCCGCAATCCGGTTTTTAGTCCGCGTCATGTGCATCGATTCACGCGAGGAACTCGTGGCGGCTCGCCGCGCCATCGGCAACGCCCCGGTAAACTCGCCCGGTTTCCAGAAACTGCTCGATGTTTCCCGCGTTCGCTACGACGTCGCCCGGCAACAAATCCGGGAAACGCTTCGATCCGCCGACCGCGTCCAGGAAATCCGTCTGGCCGAAGAGCTCACGACTCACTTCCGCGACCAATACCGCCAGGCCGAACGGCTGGCGCGAGAGGGGCATTGAGGCATGATCGAATCCCCTTCCAATGCAACGCGCGCCGTCCGCGGGAGCAGGCGGCGGCGGCGGCGACGGATCCCTACCGGCTCACATCCAATGCTGGCATTCCTGTATTTCGGAATCCTGGCATTTTTCGGGATCTTTTTTGTTCTGCCGATTCTAACCGCGCTCCGGGGGGCATTTCTGGATCAGACCGGCGCCTTAACGTTTGATTATGTCGTCGAGGTTTTTCGGAACCCGGTCTACCTGGAAGGGTTTGTCAACGCGCTGAAACTTGCGACCGGGAGCACGCTCCTGGCATTCGCCATTGCCGCGCCCCTGGCTTGGCTCGGTCAAAGGTTCGAGTTTCCGGCCAAGCGCACGCTCTCGGCGCTTTTACTGCTGCCGATGATGCTGCCGCCCTTTGTGGGCGCAATCGGATTTCGCCAGATCTTCGGCCAGGAAGGCGCCGCCAACGCCCTGCTCCACGCCGCCGGATGGCTCCGGCCCGGCCAGGTGATCGATTGGCTCGGGAGCGGTCGTCAATGGGGCATCATTCTGCTCAATGCACTGCACCTTTACCCGATCTTCTACCTTAACCTCGTTGCGGCCCTGGCAAACGTTGATCCCGTATTGATGGAGGCCGCGGAAAATCTCGGGTGTTCAGGCCTGCGGCGCGCCCGGCGGATAACTCTCCCGCTCATCATGCCCGGCATTTTTGCCGGCGGCAGCATCGTGTTCATCTGGGCATTCACCGAGCTGGGTGTGCCGCTGATGTTCGATTACTACCGGGTGACCCCGGTCCAGATCTTCGAAGGCATCAGGGACATCGGGAGCAATCCGTTTCCTTACGCCCTCGTCGCAGTGACGCTCATCAGTTCTGCGCTGATCTACCTCAGCGTCCGAATCGCGATCGGGTCGCCGCCGCCGGCCTCGCCCGGGCGCGGCGGGCATAGCGGGCAAATTCACTCCCTGCACGGGCTCCGGGGGACGTTGTGTTCCGCCTTCTTCCTGGCCGTTTGCCTGCTGGCCGTCCTGCCCCACATCGGCGTCATTCTCGTCTCGGTCTCCAGGGACTGGTACCGGGCGATCCTGCCGCACTCCTTTACCCTGCAGCATTACGCTCTGGCGCTGGGCGATCACCTGACCGTTCCCGCCATCCGGAACAGCCTGATCTACGCCTCCCTGTCTACCCTGATCGATCTTTTGCTCGGAGTCGCCATCGCCTACCTGGTGACACGAACCGCAATCCCCGGCCGCTCCCTGCTGGACGCTCTCGCCACGCTTCCCCTCGCCGTGCCGGGACTTATCCTCGCGTTCGGATACCTGGCCCTTACGCGCCGGGGCAGCTTTCTGAACTTCCTGGATCCGACCCGTGACCCGCTCGTTCTCCTGGTGGTAGCCTACGCCGTACGGCGGATCCCTTACGTGGTCCGGTCGGCAACCGCCGGCTTTCAGCAGGCCAGCATCGTGCTGGAGGAAGCGGCCCAAAGCGCAGGCGCCGCACCCTTCCGTGCGTTGACACGGGTCACGTTACCCTTGATCAGCGCGAACCTGCTTTCCGGAGCCCTCCTGGCATTCGCGTTTGCCATGCTCGAGGTGTCGGACTCGCTCGTACTCGCACAGAAGCAAAACGATTATCCGATCGCGAAAGCGATCTACGAATTGTCGACGATTCTCGGCGAGGGCCGGTACCTTGCGGCCGCCCTCGGCGTCTGGGCGATGGTGTTTCTGGCCGTCACCGTCGCGGCCGCGTCGCGGTTGATCGGCACGAAGTTAGGCGCCATGTTCCGGGGCTAACCGTCCGCTTTCAAACTGAATTCGCTGTCGCAGTTCATTGGGACTCCTGCCCGTGTGCTGCCACATCACCCGGCCAGGCGAGCTCCGCCGGGCCGGGGATAACGGCGATCTTCGATTCACGTGCCTTGCAAAGCGCGAGTTTTACCGTTTGTTTTACGCCCGTTCAGTATGCCCTGTACGATACATTATGGATCCCTTACCTGATAAACCGTTGGATTCCTGCTGTAAAAATCTCTCCATTGAGGACGATCGTACCGGCTTGAGCGTCGAAACCCTCAAACGAGCCTTTGCGGACAACCTATTTTACGTTCAGGGCAGGTTTCCGGAGATCGCGACGCAAAATGATTTCTACATGGCGCTGGCCTATACGGTGCGTGATCGCCAGTTACACCGCTGGATCAACACCATTGAAACCTACCTTAAACAAAAACACCATAGGATCGTCTCCTATTTTTCCGCGGAATACCTGCTTGGACCGCGCTTAGGAAACAGCCTGATCAGCCTGGGAATTTACGAGCAAGTCCGCCAGGCGGTGGAAGAGTCCGGGCTTCGCCTTGAACGTTTGCTCGAACAGGAAGCCGAACCGGGTCTGGGTAACGGAGGCTTGGGACGGCTTGCCGCCTGTTTCATGGATTCTCTTTCCACCCTGGAAGTTCCCGCCATCGGCTACGGAATCCGTTACGAATTCGGAATCTTCACCCAGGAGATTCGCGACGGCTGGCAGGTCGAAGTCGCCGACCAGTGGCTGCGCCTGGGCGACCCGTGGGAAATCCGCCGTCCTGACCGCACCGTGGAGGTCGGCTTCGGCGGCCGTACCGAATGCTACACGGACGATCAGGGCCGCTCCCGGATGCGCTGGATTCCGAGGCGGATCGTATGCGGTGTCCCGCACGATATGGCAATTCTCGGCTACCACGTCAACACGGCCAATACGTTACGCCTGTGGAAGGCCGAAGCCTCTGAATCGTTCAACTTTCAGGAATTCAACCAGGGGGACTACTACGGCGCCGTTCACGAACAGGTGGTGACCGGGACCATCTCCAAAGTTCTTTACCCCAACGACGCCGTGGTCCAGGGAAAGCAGTTGCGGCTGGAACAGCAATACTTCTTCGTTGCCTGCTCTGTGCAGGACATGATCCGCATCCACTTGCGTCTGGGACGAAGCCTGGAGGAATTCCATGAGACGTTTGCGGTGCAACTGAATGATACCCATCCGTCGATCGGGATCGCCGAACTCATGCGGTTACTCGTGGATGAGCACCGGATAGCGTGGGAAACCGCCTGGGACATTACCCGTAAGACGTTTGCGTACACCAACCACACGCTCCTGCCGGAAGCGCTCGAGAAATGGCCGGTCCGCTTGTTCGGCGACCTCCTGCCGCGGCACCTGGAGATCATATACGAGATTAACCGTCGGTTCCTCGACGAGGTTCGCCGGAAGTATCCGGATGATCCGGCGCGGGTTGCGCGGATGTCCCTGATCGATGAAAGCGGTGAACGCTACGTCCGGATGGCTTACCTTGCGACCGTCGGCAGCCACGCCGTCAACGGCGTGGCCGAACTGCATTCCCAACTCCTGAAGGAGACCACCCTACGCGATTTCTTCGAACTCTGGCCGGAGAAATTCCTCAACATCACCAATGGCGTTACCCCGCGCCGTTTCATCGTCTCCAGCAATCCCCGGCTCTCCCGCCTGGCGACCCGGAAAATCGGGGATGGTTGGATTACCCGCCTGGAGGACCTTCGGAAGCTGGAAGCCTTCGTGGAAGATCCCGGTTTCCGGAGTGAGGTCCGGCAGATCAAGCAGGCAAACAAGCGGGACCTGGCGAGCTATATCCAAAAACAAACCGGCGCCACGGTGGACCCGGAGAGCATGTTCGACGTGCAGGTGAAACGGCTGCACGAGTACAAGCGCCAGCATTTGAACGTGTTGCACATCATTACCCTGTACAACCGCATCAAACACGATCGCAACATCGACCTCCTGCCCCGCACCTTTCTTTTCGGAGGCAAGGCGGCCCCGGGATACTTCATGGCCAAGCTGATCATCAAACTGATCAATTCCGTTGCCGAGGTGCTGAACCGTGAACCGGACGTCCGCGATCGTCTCAAGGTAGTATTCCTGCCTAACTATGACGTCAAGCAGGCGCAACGAATCTTCCCTGCGGCTGACCTGTCGGAGCAGATTTCGACGGCCGGCTATGAGGCGTCCGGAACGAGCAACATGAAGCTTGCGATGAACGGGGCATTGACGATCGGCACGCTGGACGGCGCAAATATTGAAATCCGGCAGCAGGTCGGCGAAGAAAACTTTTTCCTGTTCGGTCTGACGTCTAAAGAAGTGTTTGAAAAGCGCGCCGCGGGCTATCGTCCGCGAGAGTACTACGACGCTAACGCGAATTTACGCGCCGCAGTTGACCTGATCAGCTCGGGACACTTCTCCAACGGCGACACCCGGTTATTCGAACCATTGGTAGATTCGTTGATGAAGCATGACCCGTACATGCTGTTTGCCGATTACGAATCTTACGTGAAGTGCCAGGACCAGGTCAGCCAAGCATACAGGGATACGGACCATTGGACGCGGATGTCGATCTTGAATACGGCCCGCGTGGGCATTTTCTCTTCGGACCGGGCGATTCGGGAATACAGTGGGAAGATTTGGGATGCGCACCCGGTCAAAGTTGAACTACAAGCTTACAGGCCGGGCGACGCGGGACTGAAAGTCGATGCCGGTGGCGGACAGACCGAACCGGCCGGGGCGATCGCTCCTATTGAGGGACGTTAGAATGCCGGCCCCCGAACCCCAAAATCGTTTGCATATTTAAACTGCTATGAATACACGTACGTCGATTTGTTCTATAGGATGGAGACAGCCATGATTGCGAAGCAGATTTTCGGACGCACCGGACACGAGAGCACACGGACCGTCTTCGGCGGCGCCGCTCTGTCCAGAGTCACGCAGGACGAAGCCGATCGTACCCTCGAGGTGTTGCTAAAGTACGGCGTCAATCACCTTGATGTCGCCGCCAGCTACGGTGATGCCGAACTTCGAATCGCCCCATGG
Proteins encoded:
- a CDS encoding sugar ABC transporter substrate-binding protein, coding for MLHLSKPLFAALLLVSASAHAATTINYWLWDPAQLPMYQAAAAAFQKANPDINIKITQTSWGDYWTALSTGFVSGTAPDVFTDHLSRYPEFVQNDLLVDVGPMIKKENVPTDNYLGGLYQLWGKGGKQYGFPKDWDTIGIVYNKAMLDKAGVDPKELNDLTWNPKDGGTFGQLIAKLSIDEAGNNGSSPNFNPKKVKQYGLLIDGMPDGFGQTEWSHFAVSNGFKFHDGPWAKGFHYDDPRLAEALQWIADTSLKKGFIIPAKDARQLGANSLFAAQKGALALTGSWNINWYLDNAKFDKNFAPLPKGPQGRKSMFNGLADSIWTGSKHKAEAWKWVKFLGSEDAQKIVASYGVVFPAIKGTAEVAEQAMNKKGAEVSPFVQEATDPNGTFLFPIADHAADVLRIMRVALDAILLNGADAASTLKKANAEVNALFED
- a CDS encoding carbohydrate ABC transporter permease; this translates as MEKSTRKPSVGRWLGYAALVAFALLSLGPVWIALKTALTGSNALFQSAGSVLPQDPTLFSFQRVLGLIDPSDPRLQQTGLAKVDFLRALVNSIIFTIVAVAPQIFFSAMAAYAFARLKFPGGKLLFFLFVAATMIPAAVLFIPNFILIHDLGWLNTFQGMAAPYALMTPFAVFFLRQMFLGTPGDVEEAARIDGASYFSIFFRIILPLHRTSLATLAILTTVATWNDFFWPFLIGRDPSVRVIAVAINAFRTQQQSGVPDWTGLMACTVLAMIPVAVLLVVFGRKVVESFQFSGMR
- a CDS encoding sugar ABC transporter permease, producing the protein MSSSIPVASDSATLATPAIRPRRSLLASQAFCGWLFVFPALIGFTLFYFLPTIRAFYIGLTNWNLMRAPKFLGLENYQKLIADQRFWESMWVTLLYVIYNIPVQTVFGLLLAVLINRLTGSVLMRSILLVPYLISNVVAAMIWLWMLDPVLGIVNIILEHIGLGRHAFFSEGSLALPTIAAINIWRHTGFIALLFYTGLQAIPRHLYEAARIEGASEWKMFWSITLPLLRPTLVFVLVTSVIGSFQIFDTIAVTTQGGPGISTRTIVWYIYQLAFSSMRMGYASAMSTALFFVLIIITVIQMRVLRSGQSDLG
- a CDS encoding ABC transporter ATP-binding protein; the protein is MITIENLSKRFGDFLALDRVGLKIETGELFFLLGPSGCGKTTLLRHVAGFYQPDEGRILFDGEDVTRVPPHRRNTGMVFQNYALWPHLTVAKNVAFGLEERHLPKPEIEGRVAEALRVVRLEDMARRKIHELSGGQQQRVALARALVIRPACLLLDEPLSNLDANLRLEMRGEIRRICRQFGLTSLYVTHDQQEALSIADRIAILDGGKLLQVGTPAEIYRRPRSRFVAEFIGEGNFLVGQIVGRDEFLTIKVGNRSLRAADPPGHVLSPGSRVVLCLRPEAIRISDNQPPGPAWRAKLLETTYLGQIAQHRFHCGTDTLKVAELNPRPGRVKPGSEYYLGVDPEEVTLLGE
- a CDS encoding extracellular solute-binding protein — protein: MRGVLPLLLCLGLILAVPLLLRQPQEAGHDSAQDSLVIISPHDETIRFEFTRAFADYYRKKTGRTVRLDWRLPGGTAEIVRYLDSEFEAAFRAYWSGTLHRPWTREVLESFSNPRVRADAQQGSPGEAARKAFLSSDAGCGIDLLFGGGSFDFINFANRGFLVDSGALGRFPELFGGNGDLAIPRSLGGEPYWDERGRWVGTCLAGFGICYNPDVLERLGVPSPPQQWADLADAHFFKAIALADPTKSGSAAKAFELLIQQQMNERLSELSGSAKDQSREKLEAQAVAEGWQRALQLLIRLAANARYFSDAASKVPLDVAYGEAAAGMCIDFYGRFESEAVADGNGRSRLGYTNVLGGTSVGVDSIALLRGAPHSQVARAFIDFVLQPEGQKLWDFRPGTPGGPVRYVLRRLPVRKEFYREPLRSSLADRDADPYRDAEAFQYHEGWTAPLFSAIRFLVRVMCIDSREELVAARRAIGNAPVNSPGFQKLLDVSRVRYDVARQQIRETLRSADRVQEIRLAEELTTHFRDQYRQAERLAREGH
- a CDS encoding iron ABC transporter permease, encoding MLAFLYFGILAFFGIFFVLPILTALRGAFLDQTGALTFDYVVEVFRNPVYLEGFVNALKLATGSTLLAFAIAAPLAWLGQRFEFPAKRTLSALLLLPMMLPPFVGAIGFRQIFGQEGAANALLHAAGWLRPGQVIDWLGSGRQWGIILLNALHLYPIFYLNLVAALANVDPVLMEAAENLGCSGLRRARRITLPLIMPGIFAGGSIVFIWAFTELGVPLMFDYYRVTPVQIFEGIRDIGSNPFPYALVAVTLISSALIYLSVRIAIGSPPPASPGRGGHSGQIHSLHGLRGTLCSAFFLAVCLLAVLPHIGVILVSVSRDWYRAILPHSFTLQHYALALGDHLTVPAIRNSLIYASLSTLIDLLLGVAIAYLVTRTAIPGRSLLDALATLPLAVPGLILAFGYLALTRRGSFLNFLDPTRDPLVLLVVAYAVRRIPYVVRSATAGFQQASIVLEEAAQSAGAAPFRALTRVTLPLISANLLSGALLAFAFAMLEVSDSLVLAQKQNDYPIAKAIYELSTILGEGRYLAAALGVWAMVFLAVTVAAASRLIGTKLGAMFRG
- a CDS encoding glycogen/starch/alpha-glucan phosphorylase, with the translated sequence MDPLPDKPLDSCCKNLSIEDDRTGLSVETLKRAFADNLFYVQGRFPEIATQNDFYMALAYTVRDRQLHRWINTIETYLKQKHHRIVSYFSAEYLLGPRLGNSLISLGIYEQVRQAVEESGLRLERLLEQEAEPGLGNGGLGRLAACFMDSLSTLEVPAIGYGIRYEFGIFTQEIRDGWQVEVADQWLRLGDPWEIRRPDRTVEVGFGGRTECYTDDQGRSRMRWIPRRIVCGVPHDMAILGYHVNTANTLRLWKAEASESFNFQEFNQGDYYGAVHEQVVTGTISKVLYPNDAVVQGKQLRLEQQYFFVACSVQDMIRIHLRLGRSLEEFHETFAVQLNDTHPSIGIAELMRLLVDEHRIAWETAWDITRKTFAYTNHTLLPEALEKWPVRLFGDLLPRHLEIIYEINRRFLDEVRRKYPDDPARVARMSLIDESGERYVRMAYLATVGSHAVNGVAELHSQLLKETTLRDFFELWPEKFLNITNGVTPRRFIVSSNPRLSRLATRKIGDGWITRLEDLRKLEAFVEDPGFRSEVRQIKQANKRDLASYIQKQTGATVDPESMFDVQVKRLHEYKRQHLNVLHIITLYNRIKHDRNIDLLPRTFLFGGKAAPGYFMAKLIIKLINSVAEVLNREPDVRDRLKVVFLPNYDVKQAQRIFPAADLSEQISTAGYEASGTSNMKLAMNGALTIGTLDGANIEIRQQVGEENFFLFGLTSKEVFEKRAAGYRPREYYDANANLRAAVDLISSGHFSNGDTRLFEPLVDSLMKHDPYMLFADYESYVKCQDQVSQAYRDTDHWTRMSILNTARVGIFSSDRAIREYSGKIWDAHPVKVELQAYRPGDAGLKVDAGGGQTEPAGAIAPIEGR